In the Aeromicrobium fastidiosum genome, CCGGTGACCTTCGCGCCGTCCGGCAGCATGCCCAGCGCGGCGCGCGACGTGACCGACTTGCCCGAGCCGGACTCGCCGACGAGTCCGACGGTCTCGCCCTTGTGGACCACGAGGTCGACGCCGGCCAGCACGGGACGTGCGGCGCGGCCGGACGCCAGCTCGATGCGCAGGTTCTGGATGCTCAGCGCCTCGACGGGAGATGCCTCGGTGATGCTCATGCGATGGACCCTCCGGTCAGCTTCTCGCCGATGTAGTCGCCGATGATGTTGACCGCGATGACCACCGCGACGATCGCCAGGCACGGGAAGAGCACGGGCCAGATGACGCTCTGCACCAGCGCGTCCTGGCCTTCGGCGACCATGACGCCCCAGTCGGACGTGGGCGGCTGGACGCCGAGGCCGAGGTACGACAGCGCGGCCAGGTCGACCATGACGTACCCGAAGCCGAGGGCGCTCTGGGCCAGCAGCGTCGGCGAGATGTTGGGCACGATCTTGCGCGTCGCGATGGCCGTGCCGGAGTAGCCCTGCACGCGGTACGCCTCGATGTACGGGCGGGCCTTCTCCTGCAGCACCAGGTTGCGCACCAGGCGTGCGGTGTAGGGCGTGTAGGCGATCATCAGGCCGATCGTCGGCGCGAGCAGTCCCGGCCCGAAGAGCGCGACCGCCAGCATCGCGACCAGCAGGCTCGGGAAGGCGAACAGGAACTCGATGACGCGCGACAGGAACGAGTCGACGGCTCCGCCCAGCCACCCGCACGCGAGGCCCAGCACGGTGCCCAGCAGGGTCGAGACGATGACCACGACGAGGGGTGCCAGCAGGCTCAGGCGTGCGCCGAACATGACCCGGGAGAGGATGTCCCGTCCCGCTCCGTCGGTGCCCATCAGGTGACCGGCCGTGCCGGGGCTGGACAAGAAGGCGTTGAGGTCGACGGCGTCGGGGTCGAACGGCGCGATGAGCGGTGCGGCGACGGCCACGACCACCATGACGACGATGATCGCCACCGAGATGATGACGGGGACGGGGCCCGAGAGGCCCGGGATGCGTCGCGCGCGGAGCCGCGACCTGGTGGGCGGTGCGAGAACGGTCACGATGCCTTCCTCCAGCTGGCCACCCGCGGGTCGATGATCGGGTAGAGCATGTCGACGATGGTGTTGCAGACCAGGAAGGCGCCCACGACGAGCAGGCTGATGGCCTGCACGACGGGGAAGTCGCGCTTGGCCACGGATGCCTGCAGCAGCGAACCGACGCCGTTGAGACCGAACGCGGTCTCGACGATCGTCGTCGCGACGATGAGGCCGGCCACGACGAGTCCGGCGATCGTCGCGATGGGTCCCAGGGAGTTGCGCACGATGTGCCGGCGCACGACCTGGTTCTCCGGTACGCCGCGGCCGCGGGCGACCATGACGTGGTCGCGGTGCAGGTTCTCCACGAACGACGAGCGCGATATCCGCGCCACCGCTCCGATGAGCGACAGCGCCAACGCGATCGCCGGCAGGGTGAGGTGCCACAGCCGGTCGGCGAACCCGTCGCCCGCGCCCGTGGCCGGGAACCAGCCCAGCCCGACCGAGAACACCGCGAGCAGCAGCACGCCGACGACGAACACCGGCGTCGCGACCGCAGCGCTGATGGCCAGCAGGATGATCTTGTCGACGAGCCCGCGGTTGAGGGCTGCGACCAGGCCGAGGACGAATCCGCCGACCAGGATCAGCAGACCCGCGTACACGACCAGGGTCAGCGTCGTGGGCAACCGGGAGGCGATCAGGTCCTGCACCGACTCCTTGTACTGCAGCGACAGCCCGAAGTCTCCGTGGAGCACCCCGCCGAGCCACTCCGTGTACCGCTGCAGCAGCGGGTCGTCGAGGTGGTACTCCGCGCGGAGCACGTCCAGCTGCGCCGGCGTGGTCTTGGTGGAGCCGGCGAGGAAGGTGGCGGGGTCACCCGGCACGAGGTACATCGATCCGAAGATCAGCACCGAGCTGACGAACAGGGTC is a window encoding:
- a CDS encoding ABC transporter permease, whose product is MTVLAPPTRSRLRARRIPGLSGPVPVIISVAIIVVMVVVAVAAPLIAPFDPDAVDLNAFLSSPGTAGHLMGTDGAGRDILSRVMFGARLSLLAPLVVVIVSTLLGTVLGLACGWLGGAVDSFLSRVIEFLFAFPSLLVAMLAVALFGPGLLAPTIGLMIAYTPYTARLVRNLVLQEKARPYIEAYRVQGYSGTAIATRKIVPNISPTLLAQSALGFGYVMVDLAALSYLGLGVQPPTSDWGVMVAEGQDALVQSVIWPVLFPCLAIVAVVIAVNIIGDYIGEKLTGGSIA
- a CDS encoding ABC transporter permease, with the translated sequence MLAFLGRRLGSLVLTLFVSSVLIFGSMYLVPGDPATFLAGSTKTTPAQLDVLRAEYHLDDPLLQRYTEWLGGVLHGDFGLSLQYKESVQDLIASRLPTTLTLVVYAGLLILVGGFVLGLVAALNRGLVDKIILLAISAAVATPVFVVGVLLLAVFSVGLGWFPATGAGDGFADRLWHLTLPAIALALSLIGAVARISRSSFVENLHRDHVMVARGRGVPENQVVRRHIVRNSLGPIATIAGLVVAGLIVATTIVETAFGLNGVGSLLQASVAKRDFPVVQAISLLVVGAFLVCNTIVDMLYPIIDPRVASWRKAS